The proteins below are encoded in one region of Fibrella aestuarina BUZ 2:
- a CDS encoding glycosyltransferase, whose product MEALFSTSKRKLLLEVAWEVCNQVGGIYTVIRSKVPAMVEKWDDNYVLLGPYFPQKAAAEYEPITEPDETEIGQTVRKMRQLGYEVEYGYWLVTGRPRVVLFNLQSMTSQLDALKAGLWERHKLPTLGVEDLVNQTLAFGEMVRVFIKLLADDHARRVDMAAHFHEWMAASGLPELRRENVKVATVFTTHATMLGRYLAQNETNFYGRLDSFDWQKEARHYGIEAQATIERLAALQSHVFTTVSDVTARECEVFLGRNPDLILPNGLNVTRFAAAHEFQNLHVRYKERIHEFVMGHFFQNYSFDLDKTLYFFTSGRFEFSNKGYDLTLEALARLNWRMREANMDITVVMFMVTKQPYRSINPEVLHTRALLDEIRETSQAIEKQVGERLFLASASGSETSLPDLNKFVDEYWRLRLRRTVQSWKTKQLPRFVTHDLLQEDDMTRFIRQANLVNNEYDRVKIVYHPDFIASTNPLFGLDYSQFVRGCHLGIFPSYYEPWGYTPLECVVRGIPTVTSDQSGFGDFIMQIMRDYENRGIYVVNRKTQNFDEAANQLADILYRFVRMSMRDRIQQRNRVESISDVFDWTNLRSYYDTAHDLALKRRKP is encoded by the coding sequence GTGGAAGCACTCTTCTCGACATCGAAGCGAAAACTCCTGCTCGAAGTAGCCTGGGAGGTTTGTAATCAGGTTGGCGGCATTTACACCGTTATTCGCTCGAAAGTACCCGCTATGGTTGAGAAGTGGGACGACAACTACGTGTTGCTGGGGCCTTACTTTCCGCAAAAAGCCGCTGCCGAGTATGAACCCATTACTGAACCCGACGAAACGGAAATTGGGCAGACTGTCCGCAAAATGCGCCAGCTTGGCTACGAAGTCGAGTATGGCTACTGGCTCGTAACGGGCCGCCCGCGGGTGGTGTTGTTCAACCTGCAAAGCATGACCAGCCAGCTCGACGCGCTCAAAGCTGGCCTTTGGGAACGCCATAAGCTGCCTACGCTGGGCGTAGAAGACCTCGTTAATCAGACGCTGGCCTTCGGCGAAATGGTGCGGGTATTTATCAAACTCCTGGCCGACGACCACGCTCGCCGCGTGGACATGGCGGCCCATTTTCACGAGTGGATGGCGGCATCGGGCCTACCCGAGCTGCGCCGCGAAAACGTGAAAGTCGCCACCGTATTTACCACGCACGCAACCATGCTGGGCCGCTACCTGGCACAGAACGAAACCAATTTTTACGGCCGGCTGGATTCGTTCGACTGGCAGAAAGAAGCCCGCCATTACGGGATTGAAGCGCAGGCTACCATCGAACGGCTGGCGGCTTTGCAGAGCCACGTGTTTACCACCGTCAGCGATGTTACAGCCCGCGAATGTGAAGTTTTCCTGGGACGGAATCCTGATCTGATTCTGCCCAACGGCTTGAACGTGACGCGCTTTGCCGCTGCCCATGAGTTCCAGAACCTGCACGTTCGGTACAAAGAGCGCATTCACGAATTTGTGATGGGCCACTTTTTCCAGAACTACTCGTTCGACCTCGACAAGACGCTGTACTTCTTCACGTCGGGGCGGTTTGAGTTCAGCAACAAAGGGTATGACCTGACGCTCGAAGCGCTGGCCCGGCTCAACTGGCGAATGCGCGAAGCCAACATGGATATCACGGTGGTGATGTTCATGGTGACGAAGCAGCCCTACCGCTCGATTAACCCCGAGGTGCTGCACACCCGCGCCCTGCTCGACGAAATCCGCGAGACCAGTCAGGCGATTGAGAAACAGGTGGGCGAGCGCCTTTTCCTGGCGTCGGCGTCGGGCAGCGAAACCAGCCTGCCCGATCTCAACAAATTTGTGGATGAATACTGGCGGCTGCGCCTGCGGCGGACGGTGCAAAGCTGGAAGACCAAGCAGTTACCCCGCTTTGTCACGCACGACCTGTTGCAGGAAGACGACATGACCCGCTTCATCCGGCAGGCCAACCTCGTCAACAATGAGTATGACCGGGTGAAAATCGTCTATCACCCCGATTTCATCGCGTCGACCAATCCGCTCTTTGGGCTCGATTACAGTCAGTTTGTGCGGGGGTGCCACCTCGGCATTTTTCCCAGCTATTACGAACCCTGGGGCTATACGCCGCTTGAATGTGTGGTACGCGGCATTCCGACCGTCACGAGCGACCAATCGGGCTTTGGCGATTTCATCATGCAGATCATGCGCGACTACGAAAACCGGGGCATCTACGTGGTGAATCGCAAGACGCAGAATTTCGACGAAGCTGCCAACCAGCTCGCCGACATTCTGTACCGATTTGTCAGAATGAGCATGCGCGACCGGATTCAGCAACGAAACCGGGTTGAGAGCATTTCCGACGTTTTTGACTGGACCAACCTCCGTTCGTACTACGATACGGCGCACGATCTGGCTCTAAAGCGGCGGAAACCGTAA
- a CDS encoding DUF2851 family protein: protein MSEEMLYFLWQFQYLAAQPLITTDGDRVEVIHPGYRNGNAGPDFLNARLRVGGVEWVGTVEAHVKTSDWLAHRHQNDRAYDNVILHIVWQHDRPADSPVPRPDGTALPTLELAPLVLDGSPPNLLLTNYQRLIDNRDPIPCAGQFRMVKPLRQTAMLDKSLLQRLEHKATAVRELYEATGHDWEETAYRLLATYLGSKVNVEPMEQLTRAVPLRVLQKHRNSLLQVEALLLGTSGLIPTPDDENDDFTVVLRREYQFLAAKYNLADRQLPAHIWKWGKLRPAGFPTMRLAQLAALVQQHASLFSVLVDTAGDVPALLKALQVRPSAYWQTHFQFGKVGKKNSAALGTSTAQGLLINTAAPLLAAYAQHREQPDLLDRAVSLLEQLPPEDNRITRLWDELGLHIRSAFDSQAALELYNGFCLPKRCLNCQIGIALVRAS from the coding sequence ATGTCCGAAGAGATGCTGTACTTTCTTTGGCAGTTTCAGTACTTAGCCGCTCAACCCCTGATCACCACCGATGGCGACCGGGTTGAGGTGATCCACCCGGGGTACCGCAACGGCAACGCCGGCCCGGATTTCCTGAATGCCCGCTTACGGGTTGGCGGCGTCGAATGGGTCGGCACCGTGGAAGCACACGTAAAAACCTCGGATTGGCTGGCCCACCGGCATCAAAACGACCGGGCCTATGATAATGTGATTCTGCACATTGTCTGGCAACACGATCGCCCAGCGGACAGCCCCGTTCCGCGCCCTGATGGCACCGCATTGCCCACGCTCGAACTGGCCCCACTGGTGCTGGACGGTTCGCCACCTAATCTATTGCTGACCAACTACCAACGACTGATCGACAACCGTGATCCGATTCCCTGTGCCGGGCAGTTTCGGATGGTGAAACCGCTGCGCCAGACCGCCATGCTGGACAAATCCTTGCTCCAACGCCTTGAACACAAAGCAACGGCTGTCCGCGAGTTGTACGAGGCCACAGGCCACGATTGGGAAGAAACGGCTTATCGGCTGCTGGCAACGTACCTGGGCAGTAAGGTCAACGTGGAGCCGATGGAACAGCTCACGCGGGCGGTGCCGCTACGTGTCTTGCAAAAACACCGCAACAGCCTGTTACAAGTCGAAGCCCTGTTGCTGGGTACGTCGGGGCTGATCCCAACCCCAGATGACGAAAACGATGACTTTACGGTCGTGCTACGGCGCGAATATCAGTTTCTGGCTGCCAAATACAACCTGGCCGATCGACAACTGCCTGCTCATATCTGGAAATGGGGAAAACTACGCCCGGCCGGTTTCCCTACGATGCGGCTGGCTCAACTGGCGGCATTGGTGCAGCAGCATGCCAGCCTCTTCTCGGTGCTGGTCGATACGGCGGGCGATGTACCGGCGTTACTGAAAGCGCTTCAGGTACGTCCATCGGCCTATTGGCAAACGCATTTTCAGTTTGGGAAGGTGGGCAAAAAAAACTCCGCCGCCTTGGGGACGTCGACCGCGCAGGGCCTACTCATCAATACGGCGGCCCCCTTGCTGGCTGCATATGCACAGCACAGAGAGCAGCCCGATTTGCTCGACCGAGCCGTATCCCTGCTTGAACAGCTGCCCCCCGAAGACAACCGCATCACGCGCCTGTGGGATGAGCTTGGTCTGCACATTCGGTCGGCGTTCGATTCGCAGGCGGCGTTAGAACTGTACAACGGGTTTTGTCTGCCCAAACGCTGCCTCAACTGCCAAATCGGCATTGCCTTGGTACGAGCTTCGTAA
- a CDS encoding glycosyltransferase family 4 protein — protein sequence MNIAIWHNLPSGGASRALHQHIKGLAERGHQLTVYTTSMADSDYLDVNQYAGAPKVVPLDMTIRIRHQYRDRLRSIAYLPDTQVERMLDACRQSAAQIEAGGHDVLFANSCQTFMMPYIGRFVKLPKVLYLGEPNRSLFEAFPTQRWSALPPASGRWQDATYRQAFWRDLFEQRQARVRVREELLNYESFDKVLVNSYFTNESVVRAYGADHQGGTQRCEVCYLGIDTHLFPFQDLPRQPFVLGLGAFFPHKRPDTAIRALAQLPAERRPPLIWVGNMGNSLYVNEVIQLSQQLGVDFQPRERVTQDELTHLLNTATCLLYTSELEPFGFAPLEANACGLPVVAVAEGGIRETVIDGQNGLLFPRDPAQLAAGVHRLLHDSALHQRLSEQGRAMVADKWDTTSAIDRLENALLRVGVGQSMVHA from the coding sequence ATGAATATTGCCATTTGGCATAACCTACCCAGTGGCGGAGCCAGCCGTGCACTACACCAACACATTAAAGGGCTAGCCGAGCGCGGTCACCAGTTGACGGTGTATACGACCTCGATGGCCGACAGCGATTACCTCGATGTGAATCAATACGCGGGTGCGCCCAAGGTGGTTCCACTCGATATGACCATCCGCATCCGGCACCAGTACCGCGATCGCCTACGGTCTATTGCGTATCTGCCCGACACGCAGGTTGAACGCATGCTGGACGCCTGCCGACAGTCAGCCGCGCAGATTGAAGCGGGAGGGCATGATGTCCTGTTTGCCAACTCCTGCCAGACGTTCATGATGCCTTACATCGGGCGCTTTGTGAAGCTACCGAAAGTACTTTATCTGGGTGAGCCGAATCGGTCGCTGTTCGAGGCGTTCCCCACCCAACGCTGGTCGGCACTACCGCCAGCTAGTGGTCGCTGGCAGGATGCCACGTACCGGCAGGCGTTTTGGCGCGACCTGTTTGAGCAACGGCAGGCGCGAGTGCGGGTACGCGAAGAGTTGCTGAATTACGAGTCGTTCGATAAGGTGCTGGTCAATTCCTATTTCACCAACGAAAGCGTCGTGCGGGCCTATGGTGCCGATCATCAGGGCGGTACACAACGTTGCGAGGTCTGTTATCTGGGCATTGATACGCACCTATTCCCCTTCCAGGACCTGCCCCGCCAGCCTTTCGTGCTAGGCCTCGGCGCCTTTTTCCCTCATAAACGCCCCGACACAGCCATCCGCGCGCTGGCTCAACTCCCGGCCGAACGCCGCCCGCCCCTGATCTGGGTTGGTAACATGGGCAACAGCCTGTATGTGAACGAAGTGATTCAACTCAGCCAGCAATTGGGGGTCGATTTCCAGCCGCGCGAACGCGTGACGCAGGATGAACTGACCCACTTGCTCAATACGGCGACTTGTCTGCTGTACACCTCGGAACTGGAGCCCTTCGGTTTTGCGCCGCTGGAAGCTAACGCCTGTGGCTTGCCGGTTGTAGCCGTAGCCGAAGGGGGTATCCGCGAAACGGTAATCGATGGCCAGAACGGCCTGCTCTTCCCGCGTGATCCCGCCCAGCTGGCAGCGGGTGTTCATCGGCTGCTGCATGATTCGGCTCTGCACCAACGGCTGTCGGAGCAGGGGCGTGCGATGGTCGCCGACAAATGGGACACCACTTCGGCTATCGACCGGCTTGAAAACGCCCTCTTGCGCGTTGGCGTTGGTCAGTCGATGGTGCACGCCTAG
- the gldE gene encoding gliding motility-associated protein GldE yields the protein MDPGDPSSTQVLPVGSDWSTYLRFYGPYFAVVLLLLLGAAMASAAEASFFALTPQDRARYRESNEPTQRRIATLLDRPKRLLASLVILNNLLNIAIVLIVTYMTWVATALSHTSGWVLAAVTVTTTIGIVVFGEMVPKIYAAQYAPATAGRTYWLARIALFVFAPVAKLLVSLSNQIDKRIQRKGYKLSAEELSDAVELTGSDASEEERELLKGIVNFSNLTARQVMRARMDITAFPDDLPFPQLLAQLNDAGYSRVPIYHETIDQIEGILYLKDLLPHLQADASFDWKPLLRPAFYIPETKMVDDLMQDFQRKRVHMAVVIDEYGGTRGLVTLEDIIEEIFGDINDEFDDETPTGYRRVDEQTVIFEGRTPLTDVCRVLDVDPTAFDAVRGDSESLGGLLLELFSRLPQAGDEITFDDFTFHVLLADDKRIREVRVTQQNLTEK from the coding sequence ATGGATCCAGGAGACCCTTCTTCCACACAGGTGCTTCCCGTCGGTAGCGATTGGAGCACCTATCTTCGTTTTTACGGCCCCTACTTCGCCGTTGTGTTGCTTTTGCTGCTGGGTGCCGCGATGGCCTCTGCCGCAGAAGCGTCTTTTTTTGCGCTTACCCCACAGGATCGGGCGCGCTACCGGGAAAGCAACGAGCCTACCCAACGCCGCATCGCCACCCTGCTCGACCGGCCCAAGCGGCTGCTGGCCTCGCTGGTCATTCTCAATAACCTCCTCAATATTGCCATTGTCCTCATCGTCACGTACATGACCTGGGTGGCCACGGCGCTGTCGCATACCTCGGGCTGGGTCCTGGCGGCTGTGACCGTTACGACCACCATCGGCATTGTGGTATTTGGCGAAATGGTGCCCAAAATCTACGCCGCCCAGTATGCGCCAGCTACGGCCGGACGTACCTACTGGCTCGCGCGTATAGCCTTATTCGTGTTTGCGCCGGTAGCCAAACTGCTGGTCAGCCTTAGTAATCAGATCGACAAGCGCATTCAGCGCAAAGGCTATAAACTATCGGCCGAAGAGCTCAGCGATGCGGTTGAACTGACCGGCTCCGATGCCAGCGAAGAGGAACGGGAGTTGCTGAAAGGCATTGTTAACTTCAGCAACCTCACGGCCCGGCAGGTCATGCGCGCCCGCATGGATATCACGGCCTTTCCCGACGATCTGCCCTTTCCACAATTACTGGCTCAACTCAACGACGCCGGCTATTCGCGGGTACCGATTTACCACGAAACCATCGATCAGATCGAAGGCATTCTGTACCTCAAAGACCTGTTGCCGCACCTTCAGGCCGACGCGTCGTTCGACTGGAAGCCGCTGTTGCGGCCCGCCTTCTACATTCCTGAGACAAAAATGGTCGACGACCTGATGCAGGATTTTCAACGAAAACGCGTGCACATGGCCGTCGTGATCGATGAATATGGCGGCACGCGCGGCCTGGTAACGCTGGAAGACATTATCGAAGAAATTTTCGGCGATATCAACGACGAGTTCGACGACGAAACGCCTACGGGTTACCGCCGGGTGGATGAGCAGACGGTGATTTTTGAAGGACGTACCCCGCTGACCGACGTATGTCGCGTGCTCGACGTGGACCCAACCGCTTTCGATGCTGTTCGGGGCGATAGTGAGTCGCTGGGTGGCTTGCTGCTCGAATTGTTCAGCCGTTTGCCCCAAGCGGGGGATGAGATTACCTTCGACGATTTCACGTTCCATGTCTTGCTGGCCGACGACAAACGCATTCGGGAAGTGCGTGTTACCCAGCAAAACTTAACGGAGAAGTAG
- a CDS encoding single-stranded DNA-binding protein has protein sequence MASLNKVTLIGNLGADPEVRYLDGGGVVAQFNVATTEKFTNRNGERVEQTEWFRVELWNEQAKVAEQYLRKGNPVYIEGRLRTETWVDKEGKERFSLRVRATTMQLLGSRNDDGGGQYESAPAPRQQQQAAPQPAPAPAPRQQAAPQPAPAPAPARQPKPAPAPAAFDNSGDDDLPF, from the coding sequence ATGGCAAGCTTAAACAAAGTAACGTTGATTGGGAATCTGGGGGCCGACCCCGAAGTTCGTTATTTGGATGGTGGTGGCGTGGTGGCGCAGTTCAATGTGGCCACGACGGAGAAGTTTACCAACCGGAATGGCGAGCGTGTCGAGCAAACCGAATGGTTCCGCGTTGAGCTTTGGAATGAACAGGCCAAGGTAGCCGAGCAATACCTGCGCAAAGGCAACCCCGTATACATCGAAGGACGCCTCCGCACCGAAACCTGGGTCGATAAAGAAGGGAAAGAGCGCTTCTCGCTGCGCGTACGGGCTACGACCATGCAATTGCTGGGTAGCCGCAACGACGATGGTGGTGGCCAGTACGAATCAGCGCCCGCGCCGCGTCAGCAGCAGCAGGCCGCCCCCCAACCGGCTCCGGCGCCAGCCCCGCGTCAGCAGGCGGCTCCGCAACCGGCACCCGCCCCTGCCCCCGCTCGTCAGCCTAAACCAGCCCCGGCACCAGCCGCTTTCGATAACAGCGGCGACGACGATTTACCGTTCTAA
- the mutY gene encoding A/G-specific adenine glycosylase, whose amino-acid sequence MNWQSAGNAAEEAPEVTHFGPTLERWYERHRRDLPWRHTTDPYRIWLSEVILQQTRVAQGLPYYLRFIEAYPTLVDLARADERELLRLWQGLGYYSRARNLHQTAKLIADTKQGQFPDTYHELLTLKGIGTYTAAAVASFAFGERVPVVDGNVYRVLARVFGIEEDITTTQAKKTFAALATRLMAHAVDPATYNQAIMEFGAIQCTPVAPDCLLCPVQQQCRAYLTGRQHKLPVKKKKAPVRERFFTYFVFRRGEGEAAQFALRERTQRDIWQNLYEFYGTETDEPAPNWRSVDVPGEANNLVEAGVLVGPAIAEQQLLSHQRVKAFFYEIALPEADKTALPEGLRWFTRADVEQLPKPVLITAYFEKQFG is encoded by the coding sequence TTGAACTGGCAATCAGCGGGTAACGCGGCTGAGGAAGCGCCCGAAGTTACCCACTTTGGCCCTACCCTCGAACGGTGGTATGAACGCCACCGGCGCGACTTACCCTGGCGACATACAACCGATCCTTACCGCATTTGGCTGTCGGAGGTGATTCTTCAGCAAACACGTGTGGCACAGGGACTTCCCTATTACCTTCGGTTTATCGAGGCTTATCCCACACTGGTTGATCTGGCCCGGGCCGACGAACGCGAATTACTGCGCCTCTGGCAGGGGCTGGGCTACTACTCACGGGCTCGCAATCTTCACCAAACAGCCAAGCTTATTGCCGACACCAAGCAGGGGCAATTTCCGGATACGTACCACGAATTATTGACGCTCAAGGGAATCGGTACGTACACCGCCGCCGCCGTTGCCTCCTTCGCATTTGGCGAACGGGTGCCGGTGGTAGATGGCAACGTGTACCGTGTGCTGGCGCGCGTGTTTGGAATCGAAGAAGACATCACGACCACGCAGGCCAAGAAAACGTTTGCCGCGCTCGCCACCCGCCTGATGGCCCACGCCGTCGACCCGGCCACGTATAACCAGGCTATTATGGAGTTTGGGGCTATCCAGTGTACGCCCGTAGCGCCTGACTGCCTGCTCTGCCCCGTTCAGCAGCAGTGCCGGGCCTACCTGACCGGGCGGCAGCACAAACTACCCGTCAAGAAAAAGAAAGCGCCCGTGCGCGAGCGGTTCTTCACCTACTTCGTCTTTCGGCGGGGCGAGGGCGAGGCAGCCCAGTTTGCCCTGCGGGAACGTACCCAGCGCGACATCTGGCAGAATCTGTATGAATTTTATGGCACCGAAACCGACGAACCCGCCCCCAACTGGCGCTCGGTCGACGTACCTGGCGAGGCGAACAATTTGGTCGAAGCGGGCGTTTTGGTTGGCCCGGCCATCGCCGAGCAGCAGCTTTTGTCGCACCAGCGGGTGAAGGCTTTTTTCTACGAAATTGCGCTGCCTGAGGCTGACAAAACGGCGCTGCCTGAGGGCCTCCGCTGGTTTACCAGAGCCGATGTAGAGCAGTTGCCGAAGCCCGTTCTGATCACCGCTTATTTTGAGAAACAGTTTGGATAA
- a CDS encoding HU family DNA-binding protein, with protein MTKADVIAEISDKTGIDKADVTVTLEKFFSVVKDSLAEGENIYVRGFGSFINKKRAKKVARNISKNTAMVIDEHFIPSFKPAKVFVEQVKTSDKAKVSAE; from the coding sequence GTGACGAAAGCAGACGTAATCGCTGAGATCTCGGATAAGACCGGAATCGATAAAGCAGATGTGACCGTTACCTTAGAGAAGTTCTTTTCGGTCGTTAAAGATTCATTGGCCGAAGGAGAAAACATCTATGTAAGAGGGTTCGGTAGCTTCATTAATAAGAAACGCGCCAAGAAAGTGGCTCGTAATATCTCGAAGAACACGGCTATGGTGATCGATGAGCATTTCATCCCCAGCTTTAAGCCGGCTAAGGTCTTCGTTGAGCAAGTTAAAACCAGCGACAAAGCCAAAGTTTCGGCTGAGTAA
- a CDS encoding tetratricopeptide repeat protein, producing the protein MKVSTILVVVATAALSAGLYSLPRVVVQNQTKQLGNAPGGRSTNTPVADSLNVVANTGAKSEADVQHNQPLTPDQQKQVEGLQKAYAVAAPDARKSAAEKLITFFRSANRFDSAAHYTGEIAKIDPTVQANLRAGDQYFEAYGFAVAEQKAAYLGEQARVFYQKALAQNPNLLAAKANMAMTYVSTQTPMQGIMLLREVLEQDPTNELALFNLGMLSMRSGQYNKAIGRFQQILTNDPANRKAKFYLAVCLVETNQKAEASKLLTDLKANETDPQIQAAIRELEERVK; encoded by the coding sequence ATGAAAGTATCGACCATACTTGTTGTTGTTGCCACAGCTGCCTTGAGTGCGGGACTGTACAGCCTGCCCAGAGTGGTGGTGCAGAACCAGACGAAGCAGTTGGGTAATGCACCCGGTGGGCGTTCGACCAACACGCCGGTAGCTGATTCGTTGAATGTTGTGGCCAATACCGGCGCCAAGTCGGAAGCAGACGTTCAGCACAATCAGCCCCTTACGCCCGATCAGCAGAAGCAGGTAGAAGGGTTGCAGAAGGCCTACGCCGTGGCTGCGCCTGATGCCCGCAAGTCAGCTGCTGAAAAGTTGATCACCTTTTTCCGCTCGGCAAACCGGTTCGATAGTGCCGCCCATTACACCGGTGAAATCGCCAAGATCGATCCGACCGTACAGGCTAACCTACGCGCTGGCGATCAGTACTTCGAAGCATATGGGTTTGCCGTAGCAGAACAGAAAGCAGCCTATTTGGGCGAGCAGGCCCGGGTTTTCTATCAGAAAGCCCTCGCGCAAAACCCAAATCTGCTGGCCGCCAAAGCCAATATGGCTATGACGTACGTGAGTACGCAAACACCGATGCAGGGAATTATGCTTTTGCGGGAGGTGTTGGAGCAAGACCCTACCAACGAGTTAGCCCTGTTTAACCTCGGGATGCTATCGATGCGGTCGGGACAGTACAACAAAGCCATTGGTCGTTTCCAGCAGATCCTGACCAACGACCCGGCTAACCGCAAGGCAAAGTTCTATCTGGCGGTTTGTCTGGTTGAGACGAATCAGAAAGCGGAGGCCAGCAAATTGCTGACAGACTTGAAAGCGAACGAAACAGATCCGCAGATCCAGGCGGCGATTCGGGAGTTGGAAGAGCGAGTAAAGTAG
- a CDS encoding Rne/Rng family ribonuclease: protein MSNEIVISSTQKGDRIALLQDKRLLEYHLDESESSFTVGDLYLGTVKKLSSGLNAAFVDVGHEKDGFLHYQDLGQHINSLNKLTKEVIAKRVNTGRLSDFEMEPAIEKIGKIDKVLTKGQSILVQVVKEPISTKGPRLSCDISIAGRYLVLVPFSNGVNLSKKITDRTERNRLIKLMSAIKPKNFGVIVRTVAQGKEVEELDRDLQNSIDKWDRALQNLRDAKPRDRVLSEMNRASSILRDMLNESFDSITVDTKEGFDQIREFIHTIAPEKEKIVKLYSGKAKLFESLGLEKQIKSLFGRSVSLPGGGYLIIEHTEALHVIDVNSGNKSNSEEDQEATAISVNREAAREIARQLRLRDMGGIIVVDFIDMKKADNKKLIFDIMRDEMKGDRSKFTILPLTKFGLMQITRQRVRPELNIVTREVCPTCGGTGTIQASVLITDIIEGNVDYILTKQNERGIQIVLHPFLYAYFTKGFPSPQHKWFLKYKTWVKLTKDSSLGITDFRFLNKHGEEIELATNPTPNNPSEKVVVVEA from the coding sequence GTGAGCAACGAAATTGTAATCAGTTCCACTCAGAAAGGGGATCGGATTGCACTCCTGCAGGATAAACGCCTGCTGGAGTACCACCTCGATGAGTCGGAAAGCAGCTTTACGGTTGGCGATTTGTATTTAGGTACCGTTAAGAAGTTGTCGTCGGGCCTCAACGCGGCATTCGTCGATGTTGGGCACGAAAAAGACGGATTCCTGCATTATCAGGACCTCGGCCAGCACATCAACTCCCTAAACAAGTTAACTAAAGAGGTAATCGCCAAGCGTGTCAACACGGGTCGGTTGTCTGATTTCGAGATGGAGCCGGCCATCGAGAAAATCGGTAAAATCGACAAAGTGCTGACCAAAGGGCAGTCTATTCTGGTGCAGGTGGTGAAAGAACCCATCTCAACCAAAGGACCGCGCCTTTCCTGTGACATTTCCATTGCGGGCCGCTATCTCGTGCTCGTACCTTTCTCCAACGGGGTTAATCTGTCGAAGAAAATCACGGATCGGACCGAACGCAATCGGCTGATCAAATTGATGTCGGCTATTAAACCCAAAAACTTTGGGGTCATCGTTCGGACGGTGGCGCAGGGTAAAGAGGTCGAAGAACTCGACCGCGATCTGCAAAATTCCATTGACAAATGGGACCGCGCCCTGCAAAACCTACGCGATGCTAAACCCCGCGACCGTGTCCTGAGCGAAATGAACCGCGCCTCGTCTATTCTGCGCGATATGCTTAACGAGTCGTTTGACAGCATTACGGTCGATACCAAAGAAGGCTTTGACCAAATACGGGAGTTCATCCATACGATTGCCCCGGAGAAAGAGAAGATTGTAAAACTGTACAGCGGCAAGGCCAAGTTGTTTGAGTCGCTGGGATTAGAAAAGCAAATCAAGTCGCTGTTTGGGCGGTCGGTGAGCTTGCCGGGTGGTGGGTATCTCATCATCGAGCATACCGAAGCCCTGCACGTCATCGACGTAAACAGCGGGAATAAGTCGAACTCAGAGGAAGATCAGGAAGCTACGGCCATCAGCGTCAACCGCGAAGCGGCCCGCGAGATAGCCCGGCAACTGCGGCTGCGGGATATGGGCGGCATCATCGTTGTCGATTTTATCGACATGAAGAAGGCCGACAACAAGAAGCTGATCTTCGACATCATGCGCGACGAGATGAAGGGCGACCGGTCGAAGTTCACGATCCTGCCCCTCACCAAGTTTGGCCTGATGCAGATCACGCGGCAGCGGGTACGTCCTGAGTTGAACATCGTAACGCGGGAGGTATGCCCTACTTGTGGCGGTACGGGCACCATTCAGGCGAGCGTGCTGATCACGGACATTATCGAAGGCAACGTCGATTATATCCTGACCAAGCAGAACGAACGCGGCATTCAGATCGTGCTGCACCCCTTCCTGTATGCTTACTTCACAAAGGGCTTCCCGTCGCCACAACACAAGTGGTTTTTGAAGTACAAAACGTGGGTGAAGCTGACCAAAGACAGTTCGCTGGGTATCACTGATTTCCGGTTCCTCAACAAACATGGCGAGGAAATTGAACTAGCCACCAACCCGACGCCCAATAACCCGTCGGAGAAAGTGGTGGTGGTTGAAGCCTAG
- a CDS encoding response regulator translates to MTSPIHILLIDDDEDDIALFEIALRDHSFPIRLSTLTDGDEVIDYLAETPTQPDLIFLDLNMPRMHGRDVLLALKHTLTAPSRRIFVLSTSSSPEDAAFCLANGAEQFLTKPASHTLLREMLAQILDKVSN, encoded by the coding sequence ATGACTTCACCCATCCATATTCTTTTAATCGACGATGACGAGGATGACATAGCCTTATTCGAGATAGCACTTCGGGACCACTCTTTTCCGATCCGTCTAAGCACACTCACAGACGGCGATGAAGTAATCGACTATTTAGCTGAAACGCCTACCCAGCCCGACCTGATCTTTCTGGATTTGAATATGCCCCGCATGCACGGTCGAGACGTGCTGCTTGCGCTGAAACATACGCTTACCGCACCATCACGCCGAATATTTGTCCTCTCTACGTCGTCCTCTCCCGAAGACGCTGCCTTTTGCCTTGCCAACGGCGCGGAGCAGTTTCTGACAAAACCAGCCTCACATACGCTACTTCGTGAAATGCTAGCCCAGATTCTGGATAAAGTCTCAAACTAA